The Juglans regia cultivar Chandler chromosome 1, Walnut 2.0, whole genome shotgun sequence nucleotide sequence ATTCCTCTTGCTATGTCGCGAGCAATTCCCATTCTTTCTTCCCAACAAGGTTGTTTTTCTGGTGTGAAGAGTATATCTGCGAGTGACCCATTGCTCATGAACTCGTACACCAAAAGCCTATGAATCCCATCATGACAATACCCGAGTAGACGGACCAGATTTCTGTGATGCGTTCTCCCGATCACTTTCACCTCAGTCTGGAACTCTCTTTCCCCTTCAGCCAACACTTTCTCTAGCTTCTTCACTGCCACAATCTTCTGGCCTCTCAATATTGCCCCTTTGTAAACTGTGCCAAATGATCCTCTTCCAACCTCTTCTTTAAAGCCATCGGTCGCTTTCTCAAGGTCTAGATAAGTAAATCGTCGCAGAGCAACATCGTCGCTCAGCTCAACATCTCCATTAAACGGGAGCTTTCTATACCAGAAATGATTTTTGTAGAACACAATTCCAGAAATTACCAACATCATACCTCCAAAAGTAAGAAAGACAGCACTAATAATTAGAATGTCTAGTCGGAGgccttcccttttttctttcgGCATATCTTTACTTGTAACAGGTGTCGATTTACCTACCTTGATGAAAGCTATGGTTGAATCactaaattttcttcttccgtATCTCAATGGGAGCCTTTGTTTGTTGCAGTTCCCGTCTTTGAATAGTGCAGCTTCACAGTTACAATCCTCTAGGCAGGCTTGTTTGCAATCTTCTTTAACTAGAAACGACATAATAGAATACGAAACATCTTCCCATTGGGTATTAGCCAGCTCCTCCATggtgtaagtattatattcaTTCTTGTTGTTGCAACCAGGACCACTGAAACTTCTGTCACAGCCTGGAGTCCAATTCCCCGGGTGTACCATTTCAAACCCAGGAAGGCATACACATTTAGCTTCTGTATCATTCGAAACACAATAACCGTTTAGTCCACAGAGACCCTTGGGATCACACAAATCATTCGAAGATGACCATACAACTGACCAGTTTCCATTCTGTTTCAGCTTATATGAGTACAGTCGGAATATCCCATCTGCATCAATTCTCATAAGATAAATAGTTTCCTTTGTAGGATATCCTCCATCGGTTAGATTCCTCATGTCAGCACCAGTAGCGTTGAGCAAGTAGAGATGGCCATCAGGACTAAAGTTTAGCGTTACGTTATCTCCCATTCCATTTGTCCCAGATGCAAAGTAAGCATATCCAGCGATGTCTGGAGTTACCGCCGGGTATTGAACAAGGTTTCCATCACGTTGCATCTTAAGACGAAAGACACCCGTTGAGTGATCAGTTGCTGATATACCAGAAAACAGCTCTGTACCTGCTAAGAGACGTTGACCGGGTAAAAGGGAATCAGTCGGATGTTCAAAACTCTGCCATAGTATTTCTTGATCAGAATTATAGAGCACAAAATTCCCAGAATTATGCATGGCAGCGGAAGTAGAACCAACAGAATCAGCTATACTGATTCTTTGCTCTGGTGTCGATTGCAGGAAAAGCGTGCCGTCCCAGGAAAAATGCAAGGTAGCATTGCTGGAGACTGGAGGATAGTCACGGTTTGCAGTCCAGACAACAGTTTTTTGAGGAATTCCAGCAAGAAAAATACCAACAGCGTAGCCATTGCCTTGCTTATAAAATCCAAAGGCAAAGAGACCAGAACGTGACAACCACGTCGAGTTGATGCCGGGTGTTAGAGAAGAGCCTCGGATTACATTGGACTGTATTTGTTGAGCTGAAGCAGTAAAAAATGCAGAGAGAACGAGAAACAGAGTGATAGAATCCATAACGAGCAGAATGAGCTCTTTGCAACCTCTCTGTTCTCTGTTTTGTTTCCTTTCGTATGAAGTTGAGGACTAAAGTAtttgaagtttaaaaataaaatccgacatcaaagttccaaataattgtttccactttcaacgTCGACTTACGAGTCAACCGAGACAAGTAATAGCAATCTTGAGGACGACGTTGTGGGTTAATGCACGCGGGGCTAGCGAGTTTTTTGACGAATTCAAAATGAGACATTATTGCTTtgctaaataaataaattaatattttattaaaacaaaaaattctaaaaagcagTTCttctaaacctttttttttttttattttttgaaaagaacaatctatgtattatatttatgaatCAACAGAATTATAAAGTTTATCAATTTCCACAAGTTTCTTAATCTCTTGAGGATAGTCTTCCATCCACACTATCTCTTCATTTACACGTAAAGCACTTTTAGCAAGACTATGTGCAATACTATTACAAAGCCTATTCACGTACCCAAGCCTCCAATGTCTTCTGTTATTCAAAACCACCTTCAATTCTTCTATCATTTGGTCATGCCACACCCACGAGACTTCAACCTTGTTGACAGCTTGAATCACAGTTAATGCATCCCCTTCCAACTGCACCCTTACAAAGTTTAATTCATTACACAGCTTCATAGCCCTCCGAAGGGCAAAGATTTCTACCATAATAGGATCTGCAACATTTAACTTTGGACAGCACAAAGTAGCTAATACTTCTCCACAGTTATCCCTGATAATCACCCCAATCCCTCCTCTGTTCTCATCGATCTTCAGGGATGCATCCCAGTTGACCTTGATTGTTTCCCCAACAAGTGGTTTCCAACGGGTAATCCTACTGCCTTGAGTCCCAGACCTCTAGCCACTTCCATGCTTGCTCTGAGCTTGTTGAAAGTCACTCAACATCTCTGCTGCTAAATTAAAAACTTCACTTGGACCCTCAAACTTGCTCTCAAAAACCACATCATTCCATCTTAGCCACACCCTTCTCAGAACCACTGCTATCACCTCCAATTGGTCTTGAGAAAGCTTTGAATTCCATTATGTCCATAGATCGAACATATCCATTTCAGAACTAGACCACTTCTGCATTGGACTCCTCTCACAGGCCCACACATCACTAGCCCCACTGCAACTCCACAAGGCATGACAAACTGATTCCTCAACTAGCTTACACACTGGGCATAAGGCTTCTCTAAGAACCTTTCTTCTCATCAGATTTCCTTTTGTTGGAAGGCAATTGGTAATGGCTTTCCAAACAAAAACTTTTGCAACCCCTGGAATATTCAGCTTCCATAATTTCCTCCAAGCCTTCTCTACCTCTTCTGATGCCTCCCATTTATCCCTTCTTCTTTTGCTCATTTCAGCATAATAGGCAAATTTCACACTAAATAAGCCATCCTTTGAATAGGCCCCATATTTGCTTATCTGGGAGCCCATCAATACTAACAGGTAACCTGCAAATTAAATTTGCTTCATCAACATTAAAAACTTGCCTCACTAACTCTTCATTCCACCCTTTCTTTTCAATAATCAGATCTTCCACTCTTGCCTCAGTATTTAAGATATTCACAGGAGATTGCACTCTAAAAGTTTCTGCCTTAAGAATCCATTTATCTTCCCaaactttgatatttttcccATCCCCAACTCCCCAAACCAAACCACCCTTCAATAAGTCCATAGCACCCCATAGACTTCTCCAAACCTGAATGCACCAAAAGGGTTAAACAATTATGTTACGTTAACACACTTTACTAATGCGGCAgaatttaacatttattttatattaaaaaaaataacgaaaCCAAACACATCTTGTGCAATCACTTTTCCATATTCTTTGTGCACTACATTGCTGTAATTatttactttactttttttaaatataaaataaatgttgagtTGTCACATTAATAGAGTACGCAAAAAATACGCAAAaataactgtatatagcatAATTGAGTCTTAATAGTCATTCTCTCCAATTGTTTCCTATCAATCTCGTCATCCTGCTCGACTAATTGATCCAAGTCGCTAGACTCAAAACAATGGTTTGGcaactcaatattttatttcatcttattattacaattttttaaaatttttacacaaaatataataaacaattcaacttttttcaaatctcaattcaattttttaaaatcttaaaacaataataattttaaaaaataatattttaaacttttatctaaaataaaaaattctcatctcattgtCCAAACTTATCCCCCCAAGTCTTCAAGAACAATTCTATCTTTTAAgtattcataaatatttcatttccaaacatgttcaaataaaaaaaaaactctttcttaatttcaactttttaactttttcatttaattattatttaataattatccaaatacaaaatctaatattattttttcaaactctcaaacaaaacacaaaaaataaaataacttttttaaatttttttaactttataatatttttatttagtttttttcctctcattttttaaaatctaataaatattttaattcaaactatttcactattacttacaaacaacttcattactatttacagatattACGAGATATTCAATTATCCaaacatttctaaaaataaaatccaagatTAAAGTTTACAAATAGTTGTTTCCTCTTTCTAAGGGCGACTATTACGAGCCTACCGAGACAAGTCGTAACAATCTTGAGGACGTCGTTGTAACTTGTGGGTTCATGCACGCAGGACCGTCCCCAgaatatgttaaatatattcGTACGAAGACCCAGCAAAACGATGATCtgcattcaaatttcaatgcaAATAAATAGACCTAATGTCAAATACTCGAGTTAAACATCTCTtataagtcatgaaaattcaCTCGAAtcttaagtttttaaaattctcatagGGGGACACACTACTGAAAAATCCTATatggataatattaaatattgtaaattcTACATTATTTGTCTATTTCTCTTTAGAATTTACTTATTTAATTTGgtcaaacaattaaaaaatatccctatacaattattaattttgtttaagtTAATTGGTTGTGGTTGGTACACCTTAGATATATATGTCCTCATTTTGTTTTCGGTACTTTTTTTCTAGGCTCATAAACATCAAGAATGCTACTCACAAGTCATTGAATGACATTACTGACTGATGTGATTTGATTCATTAGAAAAGTTTAATGTTAAATTATATTGTTaatcaaatcatgtcatgtcatgtcaataACGTTGAGATTGTGTTTTCTATAccgacttataaatataattttttaaagaccATGCTATTGTGCCGCCCAGCACATACAGTTGGACAAGACCACTAGGCATTCTGCCTTTAGTTTTTAAACATTATTCAAGTTCATTATAGTAAATTTTTaagacattttaaaataaattaaaataagataaaccAACAATGAAATCTAGGGGCAAAGTAGTATTTTCCATTTTCCAATGCCCCGTAATGCACGGTTAGTCAAAGTCCTCCCATTATAAGATCATGGTGTGAAAGTTGAACAAGTATTCAAATGATCGATATGAGCCTTTTTAGCATTTaacttttataagatataaaatgtCAAGTTTGAAAATTCAATGACACTTTCTAGAAAGGTAGAGGTCTAAAGACTATTTCTTTCATCAACGTCGACTAATCATGCGTGATTGTCCAAAACGGGATTGGATTTTCACTCGTAAGGAAGGAAAGTTGGATGCCTTTCACGTGGTTGTATTTTTTGCTGAAATGGGGATGCATGGTTTTTAAATTCCCAAAATGCATTACTGACAGTAGACCCTCCCCTTTTTAATTGGACTGACTCAGGAAATTATCAATTTCCTATCGAGCACAACCACTCATTCTATTCTTTCTCTAGATAAAAAAAGGATGGTAGGAGGGAGGAATCAAATATAGTTTTCTTACTTCACCGCGtctataagagaaatgataattataaccATGAATACACAAGCGTCgtgtaatcatttaaaaaaaataaataaatatgagactcacataaaaagaaattaattttttaaaaatgaattctactcatttttaaaataactgcatGGTGCTTGTACAGTACTCAAccactgtatgtagcattactcataatacAATCACTTATCATCCTAACCAAATAGTAGAATCTATCTCTCAACCATAATACAACCCTactaccttcttcttctttttctctaaaGACACGCGGCATATTTacactaataaataattactTGCACGATACATGCGTAAAGATGGatagactttaaaaaaaaacataaaaaattaaaaaaagtgatacaGGGCCAGAAGATTGATCCCCACCATTCTCTATGAACTTGGATAAACCAAAAGAGTAACAACTTAGAACATTGGTTCTGATACAGTCCTACTTGCGAATTGTGAATCCACATTTGTAAGCCATGACACtacaacaactaaaaaaaactttttgagacaaaataaaaatcgttccaaaaaatgagttttaaggttgaaatttaaatttggtCCCTAAATACTAATGACAATCGTTTACCATTTGAACCATCAATATTAAGTTTGAGCGTGATATGTAGGGAGAAAAAAATTTGTCTCCAATACAATTATCACTCGAACATGTACTAAACCGTTcaatcactataaaaaataaaaataaataaataaataaaaactcttaCTCGAACAGATATTAGCTACAATCGAACGGAAAATTGGTGGGATAAGTTAATAAATTTAGCAGGAAACTGACTTACCATTCGAACAATTTATTTGTGTGTTCGATCGATTGGTTTTGATAAAGTAGAAGTTGCTCCAAATAATATAAGCGTTCAAACATGGATGGTAACCGTTCGATCTGTACTAATTGTGGCTCCCCCAACTCCCACTTGTGGTTTGGAGGAAGTCGTGACTCCAGTATGTTGACCACTCAGGTCATACTATTAGGGACCTCAGTCAAGTCCCCAAACACTAAGGTCCTCTAGCTCGCCTCTCCTTGTGATGACCGATTGCACATTGTCTTCTTGCTTGGTCTTGAAATGATTATAGCAATGAAGCGTCCCTAGAATAATGGAGGTTTGGTGTTTAGTAGTGAAAAGATGAATGTAGTGATGATGATGTATTAGGGTGATCTAAGATATGAACTTGTGAGTATGATGCAATGTGGCACGGCTTGATATTGTTCCTTGATGGTGGTGCCACTTGGGTGGTGATTAGGGTTTGGATATGAAGTGAAGCTAGGGTTGGAAGATGGAAGATGATATCCTAAAATGTAGGAGGTGATTAGGTTGGCTTAGGATTTTCGGTTAGGGAAATATGAAAGGGATTTGGTGGGTTGGATGAGGATAAGGTTCGTTCCTTGAATTTAGGGATTCAAGAATGGAAGATAGGATTTGAAACCTAATTTATAGGACTTGCTTATGCAGGCTCCTAAGCTATAGGAATGGCttatggaggctagggtttttaGCTATGGCAATTGTATAAAGGCTAAGGTTTTCGGCTATGGAAATTGATGATGGATGAagggttatttttaggaaagATAATAATGTGAAGAATTAATAATATGAAGGATGAGGTTAGGATATGTTTGATATGTGAGAAAGTGCAATAAATTATATGAACATGCAAGAAAATGTATGAACAATGATAGGTAATTGGATGGAAAATGGAGAAATACTCATAAGATAATAATGgaatcacaacatattcacgaattgcaaggtgatgtCTCTCTTATTGGGATTCGTGAATTTTATCCAAGAAGCCTAAGTACAAAAGTACCAAAAAATGTTAAGAACAACTCAAACCGACCACAAAGGAATTTAGCCAAAAGATACAAATGAAATGTCAAAAAGACTTATTTAAAGCAATAACATAGGAGAAAAATGTCCCCTTTCAAATATGTCTTGGGTGGGCTCCATGATGGGCTCGTGGCATGGTTTGGCCCGTGGTTGGCCTTGGCTGGCCCATGGCATGGGCCATGAGCATGGTCATGGCCTGCTGCTGGTGTGCACCTGGCCCAAGCCAAGTGGCCTGGGTGCTATGCTGCTACCGTGCGCAAGAGGTGTCATGGCCCAAGCGTGGGCCTGGGCGTGGTGCTGTTGTGGGAAGGCAGAGGCCTGCCTCGGCATGGCCTGTTGCTACGCGCATGGGGCTGTCTTGGCCCATGCCCATGCATGGGCCTGGGCGTTGGCTGCTACTGTGCGCTGGGCTGCTGCGTGTGCTGCTATGGTGCACGTTAAGGCACAACCATTGCGTTGTAATGGCCAGGCCATGGCTAACCTCGTTGCATGCTTGTGGCAATGTCAAGGCATGGGTCGTGGGGCTATCAAGGCTTGTCGGCGACAGTGTCAAGGCATGGCTCGTGGGACTATCAAGGCATGTTAGTAGCAGTGTCATGGCACGGCCCGTGGAGCGATCAAGGCCTGTCATGGCATGGTTGGTAGCTTCGTCGTGGGCCACTCTCCTTCAGGTCTTGACACATACACCCATAGCATATTGTGATAGAAAAGTGTGTGCATACATGCAATACAAAAGTGTGTGATTAATTCACTACGGAAAAATAAATAGGACATCAATTAATTCTAATAgtaccaaaaaattaaaattacatcattaagcTAATGTCCATAAGCCACAAGTCTTCCAacctcatatataaaaatattatagtaatcCAAATTTAATCAAGCAATAACACTTAATAACAAAATGGGAAAATACCCCAATCTTCACTCTTTAGGTGGGGCCAGACCTCCATACTCGTACCTATCCtttgcatcaaagtctacgaTACTGCGAAGCAAAACTGCAAATAGAGACACCATAATGAGATTTTGCAAAATCTCGATAAGCGAAACCAAGTCTAACACTCAAAATGCATGCAAgtggaaaaatatgaaattatgcaATTAGGAAATTTCAGAGAATTATACGCTTGTAGTTTATCAAACTCAAGTATATACCCATTTCTCACACAAGACATAACACAcccaaaaatcacatttttaatttgaaaatattcatttgattaaggtatgcaccatggtctcccttaTGGACCATCCACACACTCtggctcccttcgtcacaccacgggtaacaaCCGTGCGTGTAACTTCGTAAGAAGCAATGT carries:
- the LOC109021127 gene encoding G-type lectin S-receptor-like serine/threonine-protein kinase LECRK3, with amino-acid sequence MDSITLFLVLSAFFTASAQQIQSNVIRGSSLTPGINSTWLSRSGLFAFGFYKQGNGYAVGIFLAGIPQKTVVWTANRDYPPVSSNATLHFSWDGTLFLQSTPEQRISIADSVGSTSAAMHNSGNFVLYNSDQEILWQSFEHPTDSLLPGQRLLAGTELFSGISATDHSTGVFRLKMQRDGNLVQYPAVTPDIAGYAYFASGTNGMGDNVTLNFSPDGHLYLLNATGADMRNLTDGGYPTKETIYLMRIDADGIFRLYSYKLKQNGNWSVVWSSSNDLCDPKGLCGLNGYCVSNDTEAKCVCLPGFEMVHPGNWTPGCDRSFSGPGCNNKNEYNTYTMEELANTQWEDVSYSIMSFLVKEDCKQACLEDCNCEAALFKDGNCNKQRLPLRYGRRKFSDSTIAFIKVGKSTPVTSKDMPKEKREGLRLDILIISAVFLTFGGMMLVISGIVFYKNHFWYRKLPFNGDVELSDDVALRRFTYLDLEKATDGFKEEVGRGSFGTVYKGAILRGQKIVAVKKLEKVLAEGEREFQTEVKVIGRTHHRNLVRLLGYCHDGIHRLLVYEFMSNGSLADILFTPEKQPCWEERMGIARDIARGILYLHEECERQIIHCDIKPQNILMDDFGCAKISDFGLAKLLKPDQTRTFTGIRGTRGYVAPEWHRKLPITVKADVYSYGIVLLEIICRRKSVDWSLPEEKAVLEDWAYHCFEAGDLGQLVGMDDEVDKKQLERMVKLGLWCIQDEPSLRPSMKKVLLMLEGTVDIPIPPSPTSFFSVI